From the Corythoichthys intestinalis isolate RoL2023-P3 chromosome 15, ASM3026506v1, whole genome shotgun sequence genome, one window contains:
- the hivep2b gene encoding transcription factor HIVEP2 isoform X1 has translation MESLETAAGSWEGQERDAALKKCSPEVGMIGMNPSVEMEGKERHHQHLQEGLTRDTCDSKKVHDSGKPLTIEDSGSLIQDAEVSSFSQQTAKVVGKQRKSHGSPEQQSCSSGMELQSDAVAKADPKPQKPGKYVCNYCGRACAKPSVLKKHIRSHTGERPYPCIPCGFSFKTKSNLYKHRKSHAHSVKAGTSPFPHVSMDQGSFEGEGELFSDAEQSTDTDEDTFSDPLLLLDSPAEVSDHTAVKVLNLISHKKAFASAQDGLSQPPEINTAEANRAIQSCAIKQRLALRLSEKRSGDSEHNLSLPSQSSKGSTDSGYFSRSESAEHQTSPPNANAKSYQEIMFGKCYRPSPKQTTESLACRADSDDTVRCPEKGVSRVFTQEKDTVESIRINTKSLVREEVKEGQFEGASDMSTLLRSNSMPTSSAVSLTMPQALRGSHSFDERTSNAGMRRLRRQAAFELPSHEGHVDSDGHSKTSELSPTGPEMDNYPPSVNLQRHAMELATRKRRKEKREEEDLPSQYEVHHEHCEEMFDSGKDYEPKPVGVVKGRLSSDMDISVSPEMCVRKTLGNVISVIQHTNFINRPHADQSDSYKSLRQRQEAFSSVRPMEESFEMESGDGALRQSFQLGAKLVRQPNIQVPEIRVTVEPDSPEKAPDMPVKEPEKHVEEFQWPQRSETLAQFPPEKLPPKKKRLRLADIEHSSGESSFESACTSLSRSPSQDSNLSYSSAFSFDREESLKPVSPARQDEFGKPLELLAVPGSGHSLSVLHQRQQHEMRRSSSEQAPCNLRKEFPEVRSVSFDYGSLSPTSKVRPGDLANERRRGNLVRQEPLSMDTEASHMQMFCGSATMFSNGNNLPQPPHPGLLIPVRIQTHMPSYSSLTYTSVSQIFDSHYDRVSPVLAASQTRPATHTLSFEALDLSSAKLKTGIPLSLTSRTISTTNASSGGANKRMLSPASSLDLFMEVKQQKRVKEERMFGQIVEELSAVELGKCHLEDDSHRSKFITLRKVTGDQESAMESSSSDTCSPPYTNDAGSDKRVQLQPPSPFPSLRTATGVSWCYLSYTKPSCSHDGEGGSGTPFSSVYATWHVSSRNPNPSELSTGAALALLHSRQKGGKLIYSMAAMCQPGNGKLVSSLVLWRQTFEQLQRKPEPKEADVNLGKKVKDTSFRLKAAKEEWKEREASNTQTVPTRIKIFEGGYKSNEDYVYVRGRGRGKYICEECGIRCKKPSMLKKHIRTHTDVRPYICKVCNFAFKTKGNLTKHMKSKAHMKKCLELGVSVSMDETEIQEHVDEAPQESKAEVAMTAKHQFSDAEYSDGMDEDADDVDEDEEEEDEYEGDSTPKLRSRSTSPQPGVVVTSLPVTVTASGRWSGSDQREDDSLGVLSPDQAGFLFDPYSSCLLSPGWESPIREPSPSRLRYPSPRRELSPRGRCSPRWDTSPLRPSSPGFSPVQHLSPPVVPERSASPGGVEMAGKRESAMRGRQRVVLRAVSPRRGGCHQQRGGADKSRQHSKMDVAQQQGAVEMELEQRNITVAGGGPHQNLLSHLPLHSQQQAFSLLPVLPVGGTPQAPPPSPASSDNPPSPSGKEGASHRDGGSLESGVRDGGQEENVQTCLKAIASLKINTEDPH, from the exons ATGGAGTCTCTCGAAACCGCTGCAGGCTCTTGGGAAGGTCAGGAAAGGGATGCTGCACTGAAAAAATGCTCACCTGAAGTGGGCATGATAGGTATGAATCCATCGGTGGAAATGGAGGGTAAAGAGAGGCACCATCAGCACCTGCAGGAGGGTCTAACCAGAGACACATGCGATTCTAAAAAAGTGCATGATTCAGGGAAGCCACTGACTATCGAGGATTCCGGTTCCCTGATTCAAGATGCCGAAGTGTCGTCGTTTTCACAGCAAACCGCTAAAGTGGTGGGCAAACAAAGGAAATCGCACGGTTCACCTGAACAACAGAGTTGCTCTTCAGGGATGGAGCTGCAATCAGACGCCGTTGCTAAGGCTGACCCAAAACCACAGAAGCCTGGCAAGTATGTTTGCAATTACTGTGGAAGGGCATGTGCCAAACCTAGCGTGCTTAAGAAACACATCCGCTCGCACACTGGGGAGCGGCCCTACCCTTGCATCCCTTGCGGGTTCTCCTTCAAAACCAAGAGCAATTTGTACAAACACCGAAAGTCCCACGCTCACTCCGTTAAAGCTGGAACGTCGCCGTTCCCTCACGTCAGCATGGACCAGGGGTCTTTCGAAGGTGAAGGGGAACTGTTCTCTGATGCAGAGCAGAGCACAGACACGGACGAGGACACCTTTAGTGACCCATTGCTGCTGCTGGACTCCCCAGCGGAGGTGTCTGATCACACCGCCGTCAAAGTGCTCAACCTCATTTCTCACAAAAAGGCATTCGCGTCAGCTCAGGACGGCTTATCCCAGCCCCCAGAAATCAACACTGCTGAGGCTAACCGTGCAATTCAATCTTGCGCAATTAAACAAAGGCTGGCGCTTCGGCTGTCAGAAAAAAGGAGCGGCGACTCGGAACACAATCTCTCCCTCCCGAGTCAGTCCAGTAAAGGCAGTACGGATTCTGGCTATTTTTCCCGATCTGAAAGTGCCGAGCATCAGACCAGTCCCCCGAACGCTAATGCCAAATCCTACCAGGAAATAATGTTCGGGAAATGTTATAGGCCCAGCCCCAAGCAGACCACAGAATCCCTGGCTTGCAGGGCAGATTCTGATGATACTGTAAGATGCCCAGAGAAAGGAGTCTCTCGCGTTTTCACCCAGGAAAAGGACACTGTCGAGTCAAtcagaataaatacaaaatccTTGGTGAGAGAAGAGGTGAAAGAAGGGCAGTTTGAAGGTGCTTCTGACATGAGTACCCTCCTAAGGAGCAACAGCATGCCCACCTCCTCGGCGGTCAGCCTGACCATGCCCCAGGCCCTCCGGGGCAGCCACTCTTTCGATGAGAGAACTAGCAACGCTGGCATGAGGAGACTCCGGCGGCAAGCCGCTTTCGAGCTGCCATCCCACGAGGGCCACGTGGACAGCGACGGCCACTCTAAGACGAGCGAGCTGTCACCTACGGGACCAGAAATGGACAATTACCCACCAAGCGTGAATCTGCAGAGGCATGCCATGGAGCTGGCCACACGGAAGCGGCGGAAAGAAAAACGGGAAGAGGAGGATTTGCCGTCACAGTACGAGGTGCATCACGAGCACTGCGAAGAAATGTTTGACTCTGGTAAGGATTACGAGCCAAAGCCAGTGGGTGTTGTGAAAGGACGTTTGAGTAGTGACATGGACATATCAGTCAGCCCTGAAATGTGCGTCCGAAAAACATTGGGAAATGTCATTTCCGTTATCCAGCATACAAATTTCATCAACAGGCCTCACGCTGACCAGTCCGATTCCTACAAAAGTCTCAGGCAGAGGCAGGAGGCCTTTTCTTCCGTTCGGCCCATGGAGGAGTCGTTTGAAATGGAAAGTGGTGATGGCGCGCTGAGGCAGTCCTTTCAGTTGGGTGCCAAACTGGTGCGGCAGCCCAACATTCAAGTACCGGAGATCAGGGTCACCGTGGAGCCCGACAGTCCAGAAAAAGCTCCGGACATGCCGGTGAAGGAGCCGGAGAAGCACGTGGAAGAGTTTCAGTGGCCACAGCGCAGTGAAACCTTAGCCCAGTTTCCCCCCGAAAAACTCCCCCCAAAGAAGAAAAGGCTGCGCCTGGCCGACATTGAGCACTCGTCCGGGGAATCCAGTTTCGAGTCGGCCTGTACCAGCCTCTCGCGCAGCCCAAGTCAGGACAGCAACTTATCTTACAGCTCTGCCTTCTCCTTTGACAGGGAGGAGAGCCTGAAGCCAGTTTCCCCTGCCAGGCAGGACGAATTTGGCAAGCCTCTGGAGCTTTTAGCCGTGCCGGGAAGCGGCCACTCGCTTTCCGTTCTCCATCAACGTCAGCAACATGAAATGCGACGCTCCTCTTCAGAGCAGGCACCTTGCAACTTGCGCAAGGAGTTCCCAGAAGTACGCAGCGTATCTTTTGACTATGGAAGTCTCTCACCCACATCCAAAGTTAGGCCTGGGGACCTGGCCAATGAGAGACGGCGAGGGAACTTAGTGCGCCAGGAGCCACTAAGCATGGACACTGAGGCCTCGCATATGCAAATGTTTTGTGGGAGCGCAACTATGTTTTCAAACGGGAACAATCTCCCTCAGCCGCCTCATCCCGGCTTGTTGATCCCCGTAAGAATCCAGACTCACATGCCGAGCTACAGCAGCCTCACGTACACGTCTGTGTCCCAGATCTTTGACAGTCACTACGACAGAGTTAGCCCCGTGTTAGCTGCCTCTCAGACCCGACCTGCCACGCACACGCTTTCCTTCGAAGCTCTGGATCTTTCCTCCGCTAAACTCAAGACAGGCATCCCCCTCTCTCTCACTTCCCGGACCATCTCTACCACCAACGCCTCCAGCGGCGGCGCCAACAAACGCATGCTCTCCCCCGCCAGCAGCCTTGACCTCTTCATGGAGGTCAAGCAGCAGAAGCGCGTGAAGGAGGAAAGGATGTTCGGGCAAATTGTAGAGGAGCTGAGTGCGGTGGAGCTGGGCAAGTGCCACTTGGAGGATGATTCACACAGAAGCAAGTTTATCACGCTTCGAAAAGTTACTGGTGACCAGGAGTCCGCCATGGAAAGTAGCTCTTCGGATACCTGCTCGCCTCCGTATACGAACGATGCCGGCTCGGACAAACGAGTGCAGCTGCAGCCCCCATCTCCCTTTCCGAGTCTTCGTACGGCGACTGGTGTGAGCTGGTGCTATCTCAGCTACACCAAGCCGAGTTGCTCCCATGATGGCGAAGGGGGCAGCGGTACTCCTTTCTCCTCCGTCTATGCCACGTGGCATGTAAGCTCCCGCAATCCCAATCCATCGGAGCTGAGCACCGGTGCCGCTCTGGCCCTGCTGCACTCCAGGCAGAAGGGTGGCAAGTTGAtctactcaatggctgccatgtgTCAGCCCGGCAACGGGAAGCTGGTTTCGTCCCTGGTCCTGTGGCGGCAGACATTTGAACAG CTCCAGAGGAAACCGGAGCCCAAAGAGGCAGACGTCAACCTGGGCAAGAAGGTAAAAGACACCAGCTTCAGACTGAAGGCTGCCAAGGAGGAGTGGAAGGAGAGGGAAGCGTCAAATACCCAAACAGTACCGACGCGCATCAAGATTTTTGAAGGCGG GTACAAATCCAATGAGGACTACGTCTACGTTCGTGGCCGCGGCCGGGGGAAATACATTTGCGAGGAATGCGGCATCCGCTGCAAGAAGCCCAGCATGCTTAAGAAACACATCCGAACCCATACGGATGTGAGGCCCTATATCTGCAAGGTCTGCAACTTCGCATTCAAAACCAAAG gaAACCTGACCAAACACATGAAGTCAAAGGCGCACATGAAGAAGTGTCTGGAGCTCGGTGTGTCAGTTTCAATGGATGAGACGGAGATACAAGAACATG TAGACGAGGCGCCGCAAGAATCTAAGGCAGAGGTGGCGATGACGGCCAAACATCAGTTCTCTGACGCCGAATACTCGGACGGCATGGATGAAGATGCAGATGATGTGGACGAGGACGAGGAGGAGGAAGACGAATACGAGGGTGACTCcacgcccaagctgcgttctagGAGCACCAGCCCACAGCCGGGCGTCGTCGTCACATCCCTGCCAGTCACCGTCACCGCCTCCGGCAGGTGGTCAGGCTCAGACCAGAGAGAGGACGACTCGCTAGGTGTTTTGTCACCGGATCAGGCCGGCTTCCTCTTCGACCCTTATTCTTCATGTCTCCTTTCACCTGGCTGGGAGTCCCCAATCAGGGAACCGTCTCCCTCCCGTCTTCGGTACCCGTCCCCAAGGCGGGAGCTCTCACCGCGTGGTCGCTGTTCCCCCAGATGGGACACCTCCCCGCTGAGGCCCAGCTCTCCCGGATTCTCGCCCGTTCAGCATCTCTCTCCTCCTGTGGTGCCGGAGCGCTCCGCTTCCCCCGGGGGGGTGGAGATGGCAGGGAAGCGGGAGTCGGCGATGCGGGGCAGGCAACGAGTTGTACTTAGGGCCGTGTCGCCGCGGCGAGGCGGTTGCCATCAGCAGCGAGGCGGCGCCGACAAGAGCAGACAGCACTCCAAGATGGACGTCGCCCAGCAACAAGGGGCCGTTGAGATGGAACTG GAGCAGAGGAACATCACCGTTGCTGGCGGGGGTCCCCACCAGAACCTTCTAAGCCACCTGCCTCTCCACTCTCAGCAGCAGGCCTTCAGCTTGCTTCCCGTCCTCCCTGTTGGAGGAACCCCGCAGGCGCCGCCGCCCTCCCCCGCCTCCTCTGACAATCCACCGAGCCCATCCGGCAAAGAGGGGGCGTCCCACAGGGACGGCGGGAGTCTAGAATCTGGCGTCAGAGACGGCGGACAGGAAGAGAACGTCCAAACGTGCTTGAAAGCCATCGCCTCGCTTAAGATCAACACCGAGGACCCCCATTAA
- the hivep2b gene encoding transcription factor HIVEP2 isoform X2 encodes MESLETAAGSWEGQERDAALKKCSPEVGMIGMNPSVEMEGKERHHQHLQEGLTRDTCDSKKVHDSGKPLTIEDSGSLIQDAEVSSFSQQTAKVVGKQRKSHGSPEQQSCSSGMELQSDAVAKADPKPQKPGKYVCNYCGRACAKPSVLKKHIRSHTGERPYPCIPCGFSFKTKSNLYKHRKSHAHSVKAGTSPFPHVSMDQGSFEGEGELFSDAEQSTDTDEDTFSDPLLLLDSPAEVSDHTAVKVLNLISHKKAFASAQDGLSQPPEINTAEANRAIQSCAIKQRLALRLSEKRSGDSEHNLSLPSQSSKGSTDSGYFSRSESAEHQTSPPNANAKSYQEIMFGKCYRPSPKQTTESLACRADSDDTVRCPEKGVSRVFTQEKDTVESIRINTKSLVREEVKEGQFEGASDMSTLLRSNSMPTSSAVSLTMPQALRGSHSFDERTSNAGMRRLRRQAAFELPSHEGHVDSDGHSKTSELSPTGPEMDNYPPSVNLQRHAMELATRKRRKEKREEEDLPSQYEVHHEHCEEMFDSGKDYEPKPVGVVKGRLSSDMDISVSPEMCVRKTLGNVISVIQHTNFINRPHADQSDSYKSLRQRQEAFSSVRPMEESFEMESGDGALRQSFQLGAKLVRQPNIQVPEIRVTVEPDSPEKAPDMPVKEPEKHVEEFQWPQRSETLAQFPPEKLPPKKKRLRLADIEHSSGESSFESACTSLSRSPSQDSNLSYSSAFSFDREESLKPVSPARQDEFGKPLELLAVPGSGHSLSVLHQRQQHEMRRSSSEQAPCNLRKEFPEVRSVSFDYGSLSPTSKVRPGDLANERRRGNLVRQEPLSMDTEASHMQMFCGSATMFSNGNNLPQPPHPGLLIPVRIQTHMPSYSSLTYTSVSQIFDSHYDRVSPVLAASQTRPATHTLSFEALDLSSAKLKTGIPLSLTSRTISTTNASSGGANKRMLSPASSLDLFMEVKQQKRVKEERMFGQIVEELSAVELGKCHLEDDSHRSKFITLRKVTGDQESAMESSSSDTCSPPYTNDAGSDKRVQLQPPSPFPSLRTATGVSWCYLSYTKPSCSHDGEGGSGTPFSSVYATWHVSSRNPNPSELSTGAALALLHSRQKGGKLIYSMAAMCQPGNGKLVSSLVLWRQTFEQLQRKPEPKEADVNLGKKVKDTSFRLKAAKEEWKEREASNTQTVPTRIKIFEGGYKSNEDYVYVRGRGRGKYICEECGIRCKKPSMLKKHIRTHTDVRPYICKVCNFAFKTKGNLTKHMKSKAHMKKCLELGVSVSMDETEIQEHDEAPQESKAEVAMTAKHQFSDAEYSDGMDEDADDVDEDEEEEDEYEGDSTPKLRSRSTSPQPGVVVTSLPVTVTASGRWSGSDQREDDSLGVLSPDQAGFLFDPYSSCLLSPGWESPIREPSPSRLRYPSPRRELSPRGRCSPRWDTSPLRPSSPGFSPVQHLSPPVVPERSASPGGVEMAGKRESAMRGRQRVVLRAVSPRRGGCHQQRGGADKSRQHSKMDVAQQQGAVEMELEQRNITVAGGGPHQNLLSHLPLHSQQQAFSLLPVLPVGGTPQAPPPSPASSDNPPSPSGKEGASHRDGGSLESGVRDGGQEENVQTCLKAIASLKINTEDPH; translated from the exons ATGGAGTCTCTCGAAACCGCTGCAGGCTCTTGGGAAGGTCAGGAAAGGGATGCTGCACTGAAAAAATGCTCACCTGAAGTGGGCATGATAGGTATGAATCCATCGGTGGAAATGGAGGGTAAAGAGAGGCACCATCAGCACCTGCAGGAGGGTCTAACCAGAGACACATGCGATTCTAAAAAAGTGCATGATTCAGGGAAGCCACTGACTATCGAGGATTCCGGTTCCCTGATTCAAGATGCCGAAGTGTCGTCGTTTTCACAGCAAACCGCTAAAGTGGTGGGCAAACAAAGGAAATCGCACGGTTCACCTGAACAACAGAGTTGCTCTTCAGGGATGGAGCTGCAATCAGACGCCGTTGCTAAGGCTGACCCAAAACCACAGAAGCCTGGCAAGTATGTTTGCAATTACTGTGGAAGGGCATGTGCCAAACCTAGCGTGCTTAAGAAACACATCCGCTCGCACACTGGGGAGCGGCCCTACCCTTGCATCCCTTGCGGGTTCTCCTTCAAAACCAAGAGCAATTTGTACAAACACCGAAAGTCCCACGCTCACTCCGTTAAAGCTGGAACGTCGCCGTTCCCTCACGTCAGCATGGACCAGGGGTCTTTCGAAGGTGAAGGGGAACTGTTCTCTGATGCAGAGCAGAGCACAGACACGGACGAGGACACCTTTAGTGACCCATTGCTGCTGCTGGACTCCCCAGCGGAGGTGTCTGATCACACCGCCGTCAAAGTGCTCAACCTCATTTCTCACAAAAAGGCATTCGCGTCAGCTCAGGACGGCTTATCCCAGCCCCCAGAAATCAACACTGCTGAGGCTAACCGTGCAATTCAATCTTGCGCAATTAAACAAAGGCTGGCGCTTCGGCTGTCAGAAAAAAGGAGCGGCGACTCGGAACACAATCTCTCCCTCCCGAGTCAGTCCAGTAAAGGCAGTACGGATTCTGGCTATTTTTCCCGATCTGAAAGTGCCGAGCATCAGACCAGTCCCCCGAACGCTAATGCCAAATCCTACCAGGAAATAATGTTCGGGAAATGTTATAGGCCCAGCCCCAAGCAGACCACAGAATCCCTGGCTTGCAGGGCAGATTCTGATGATACTGTAAGATGCCCAGAGAAAGGAGTCTCTCGCGTTTTCACCCAGGAAAAGGACACTGTCGAGTCAAtcagaataaatacaaaatccTTGGTGAGAGAAGAGGTGAAAGAAGGGCAGTTTGAAGGTGCTTCTGACATGAGTACCCTCCTAAGGAGCAACAGCATGCCCACCTCCTCGGCGGTCAGCCTGACCATGCCCCAGGCCCTCCGGGGCAGCCACTCTTTCGATGAGAGAACTAGCAACGCTGGCATGAGGAGACTCCGGCGGCAAGCCGCTTTCGAGCTGCCATCCCACGAGGGCCACGTGGACAGCGACGGCCACTCTAAGACGAGCGAGCTGTCACCTACGGGACCAGAAATGGACAATTACCCACCAAGCGTGAATCTGCAGAGGCATGCCATGGAGCTGGCCACACGGAAGCGGCGGAAAGAAAAACGGGAAGAGGAGGATTTGCCGTCACAGTACGAGGTGCATCACGAGCACTGCGAAGAAATGTTTGACTCTGGTAAGGATTACGAGCCAAAGCCAGTGGGTGTTGTGAAAGGACGTTTGAGTAGTGACATGGACATATCAGTCAGCCCTGAAATGTGCGTCCGAAAAACATTGGGAAATGTCATTTCCGTTATCCAGCATACAAATTTCATCAACAGGCCTCACGCTGACCAGTCCGATTCCTACAAAAGTCTCAGGCAGAGGCAGGAGGCCTTTTCTTCCGTTCGGCCCATGGAGGAGTCGTTTGAAATGGAAAGTGGTGATGGCGCGCTGAGGCAGTCCTTTCAGTTGGGTGCCAAACTGGTGCGGCAGCCCAACATTCAAGTACCGGAGATCAGGGTCACCGTGGAGCCCGACAGTCCAGAAAAAGCTCCGGACATGCCGGTGAAGGAGCCGGAGAAGCACGTGGAAGAGTTTCAGTGGCCACAGCGCAGTGAAACCTTAGCCCAGTTTCCCCCCGAAAAACTCCCCCCAAAGAAGAAAAGGCTGCGCCTGGCCGACATTGAGCACTCGTCCGGGGAATCCAGTTTCGAGTCGGCCTGTACCAGCCTCTCGCGCAGCCCAAGTCAGGACAGCAACTTATCTTACAGCTCTGCCTTCTCCTTTGACAGGGAGGAGAGCCTGAAGCCAGTTTCCCCTGCCAGGCAGGACGAATTTGGCAAGCCTCTGGAGCTTTTAGCCGTGCCGGGAAGCGGCCACTCGCTTTCCGTTCTCCATCAACGTCAGCAACATGAAATGCGACGCTCCTCTTCAGAGCAGGCACCTTGCAACTTGCGCAAGGAGTTCCCAGAAGTACGCAGCGTATCTTTTGACTATGGAAGTCTCTCACCCACATCCAAAGTTAGGCCTGGGGACCTGGCCAATGAGAGACGGCGAGGGAACTTAGTGCGCCAGGAGCCACTAAGCATGGACACTGAGGCCTCGCATATGCAAATGTTTTGTGGGAGCGCAACTATGTTTTCAAACGGGAACAATCTCCCTCAGCCGCCTCATCCCGGCTTGTTGATCCCCGTAAGAATCCAGACTCACATGCCGAGCTACAGCAGCCTCACGTACACGTCTGTGTCCCAGATCTTTGACAGTCACTACGACAGAGTTAGCCCCGTGTTAGCTGCCTCTCAGACCCGACCTGCCACGCACACGCTTTCCTTCGAAGCTCTGGATCTTTCCTCCGCTAAACTCAAGACAGGCATCCCCCTCTCTCTCACTTCCCGGACCATCTCTACCACCAACGCCTCCAGCGGCGGCGCCAACAAACGCATGCTCTCCCCCGCCAGCAGCCTTGACCTCTTCATGGAGGTCAAGCAGCAGAAGCGCGTGAAGGAGGAAAGGATGTTCGGGCAAATTGTAGAGGAGCTGAGTGCGGTGGAGCTGGGCAAGTGCCACTTGGAGGATGATTCACACAGAAGCAAGTTTATCACGCTTCGAAAAGTTACTGGTGACCAGGAGTCCGCCATGGAAAGTAGCTCTTCGGATACCTGCTCGCCTCCGTATACGAACGATGCCGGCTCGGACAAACGAGTGCAGCTGCAGCCCCCATCTCCCTTTCCGAGTCTTCGTACGGCGACTGGTGTGAGCTGGTGCTATCTCAGCTACACCAAGCCGAGTTGCTCCCATGATGGCGAAGGGGGCAGCGGTACTCCTTTCTCCTCCGTCTATGCCACGTGGCATGTAAGCTCCCGCAATCCCAATCCATCGGAGCTGAGCACCGGTGCCGCTCTGGCCCTGCTGCACTCCAGGCAGAAGGGTGGCAAGTTGAtctactcaatggctgccatgtgTCAGCCCGGCAACGGGAAGCTGGTTTCGTCCCTGGTCCTGTGGCGGCAGACATTTGAACAG CTCCAGAGGAAACCGGAGCCCAAAGAGGCAGACGTCAACCTGGGCAAGAAGGTAAAAGACACCAGCTTCAGACTGAAGGCTGCCAAGGAGGAGTGGAAGGAGAGGGAAGCGTCAAATACCCAAACAGTACCGACGCGCATCAAGATTTTTGAAGGCGG GTACAAATCCAATGAGGACTACGTCTACGTTCGTGGCCGCGGCCGGGGGAAATACATTTGCGAGGAATGCGGCATCCGCTGCAAGAAGCCCAGCATGCTTAAGAAACACATCCGAACCCATACGGATGTGAGGCCCTATATCTGCAAGGTCTGCAACTTCGCATTCAAAACCAAAG gaAACCTGACCAAACACATGAAGTCAAAGGCGCACATGAAGAAGTGTCTGGAGCTCGGTGTGTCAGTTTCAATGGATGAGACGGAGATACAAGAACATG ACGAGGCGCCGCAAGAATCTAAGGCAGAGGTGGCGATGACGGCCAAACATCAGTTCTCTGACGCCGAATACTCGGACGGCATGGATGAAGATGCAGATGATGTGGACGAGGACGAGGAGGAGGAAGACGAATACGAGGGTGACTCcacgcccaagctgcgttctagGAGCACCAGCCCACAGCCGGGCGTCGTCGTCACATCCCTGCCAGTCACCGTCACCGCCTCCGGCAGGTGGTCAGGCTCAGACCAGAGAGAGGACGACTCGCTAGGTGTTTTGTCACCGGATCAGGCCGGCTTCCTCTTCGACCCTTATTCTTCATGTCTCCTTTCACCTGGCTGGGAGTCCCCAATCAGGGAACCGTCTCCCTCCCGTCTTCGGTACCCGTCCCCAAGGCGGGAGCTCTCACCGCGTGGTCGCTGTTCCCCCAGATGGGACACCTCCCCGCTGAGGCCCAGCTCTCCCGGATTCTCGCCCGTTCAGCATCTCTCTCCTCCTGTGGTGCCGGAGCGCTCCGCTTCCCCCGGGGGGGTGGAGATGGCAGGGAAGCGGGAGTCGGCGATGCGGGGCAGGCAACGAGTTGTACTTAGGGCCGTGTCGCCGCGGCGAGGCGGTTGCCATCAGCAGCGAGGCGGCGCCGACAAGAGCAGACAGCACTCCAAGATGGACGTCGCCCAGCAACAAGGGGCCGTTGAGATGGAACTG GAGCAGAGGAACATCACCGTTGCTGGCGGGGGTCCCCACCAGAACCTTCTAAGCCACCTGCCTCTCCACTCTCAGCAGCAGGCCTTCAGCTTGCTTCCCGTCCTCCCTGTTGGAGGAACCCCGCAGGCGCCGCCGCCCTCCCCCGCCTCCTCTGACAATCCACCGAGCCCATCCGGCAAAGAGGGGGCGTCCCACAGGGACGGCGGGAGTCTAGAATCTGGCGTCAGAGACGGCGGACAGGAAGAGAACGTCCAAACGTGCTTGAAAGCCATCGCCTCGCTTAAGATCAACACCGAGGACCCCCATTAA